A genome region from Dehalobacter sp. 12DCB1 includes the following:
- the recR gene encoding recombination mediator RecR — MDYLYYPQPVSDLITAFSRLPGVGPKTAGRLAFYLLRHPDQAGDLAQAVTKALQDIKQCTVCGNYTDIDPCKICSGERRDRTLLCVVEQPRDVIALEKTGEYKGLYHVLHGVLSPMEGIGPEQLNLSSLFHRLGEVREVVLAVNPTVEGEATSLYISKLLKPLEIIVTRIAHGLPVGGDLEYADEVTIARALEGRRQL, encoded by the coding sequence ATGGATTATCTATATTACCCTCAGCCAGTATCCGATTTGATTACGGCATTTTCCCGCTTGCCTGGGGTTGGGCCGAAGACTGCAGGGCGTCTTGCTTTTTATCTTTTGAGGCATCCGGACCAAGCCGGTGATCTAGCGCAGGCAGTGACGAAAGCGTTACAGGATATCAAACAATGCACGGTTTGCGGGAATTATACCGATATTGATCCATGTAAAATTTGCTCAGGGGAGCGCAGAGACAGAACGCTTCTTTGTGTCGTAGAACAGCCCCGTGATGTGATTGCTCTAGAGAAGACCGGCGAATATAAAGGGCTTTATCATGTTTTACACGGCGTACTGTCGCCAATGGAAGGGATCGGGCCGGAGCAGCTTAATCTATCTTCGTTATTTCATCGGCTGGGAGAGGTCCGGGAAGTTGTACTGGCAGTGAATCCAACGGTTGAAGGCGAAGCCACCTCATTGTATATTTCGAAGCTCCTAAAACCCCTCGAGATTATAGTGACGAGGATCGCGCATGGCCTGCCGGTAGGCGGAGATTTGGAATACGCGGATGAAGTCACTATCGCCCGAGCACTCGAAGGCAGGCGTCAGCTGTAA
- a CDS encoding YbaB/EbfC family nucleoid-associated protein: MGFKQGGGMGNMNQMLKQAQKMQENMMKAKEELESQSIQASSGGGMVEVVVSGKMEVLELKIKPEAIDPDDAELLEDMIKAAVNQGLRNAQAMVENGMSKATGGFNIPGLF; the protein is encoded by the coding sequence ATGGGATTTAAACAAGGCGGCGGCATGGGCAATATGAATCAGATGCTGAAACAGGCGCAGAAGATGCAGGAGAATATGATGAAAGCGAAGGAAGAACTGGAAAGTCAAAGTATTCAGGCATCTTCGGGCGGTGGCATGGTGGAAGTCGTTGTCAGCGGTAAAATGGAAGTTTTGGAACTCAAGATAAAGCCGGAAGCGATTGATCCGGATGACGCTGAACTGCTCGAGGACATGATTAAAGCTGCAGTTAACCAGGGACTCAGGAACGCCCAGGCGATGGTCGAGAATGGTATGTCCAAAGCAACCGGAGGATTCAATATTCCCGGATTATTCTAA
- the dnaX gene encoding DNA polymerase III subunit gamma/tau produces MAYLALYREWRPKKFSEIVGQEHVKITLTNALNQNKVAHAYMFSGPRGTGKTSAAKILAKALNCSDRDGAEPCSRCASCLDIDQGNAMDVLEIDAASNRGIDEIRDLREKVKLASSGGKYKVYIIDEVHMLTPEAFNALLKTLEEPPVNVVFVLATTEAHKVPLTILSRVQRFEFHRISAEGIAMRLQEVCQALGRDIETKALQVIAAKAEGGLRDALSILDQCLLQDDPIGTEHVYQVIGMVGETFSADLTDSLLNQDYALTLIKLGEGISLGRDPRQIIRELLDYLRQALLYLAGGQEPLMAPEMTRRLVVQSQTIGLNRLLCWINVLMKGEGELRYATNARLAAEMILVQTIFGTNTAGGSNDITENQPKKTHIKQPQKSVQATGNHPTESKDEASTKAVETSRQDQKITEVLPAEQGNINIQTVQDKWSGILEEVRKQKRSTHAFLLEGKPLAVKNDQVYLVFKDGYSFHRDKFNQVENKNVVEEVLLQTFGKKLSLNNLIESEVQALPAEAADSSESKKKVTDRTKPAEDDYLVQKARELFGDQLVQVRKEK; encoded by the coding sequence ATGGCATATCTTGCGCTTTATCGAGAATGGCGGCCGAAAAAATTCAGTGAGATAGTGGGCCAGGAACATGTCAAAATAACCTTAACTAATGCACTGAACCAGAATAAGGTTGCACATGCTTATATGTTCAGCGGACCCCGGGGTACAGGAAAGACTTCGGCAGCGAAGATTTTGGCGAAAGCACTGAACTGCTCCGACCGGGATGGCGCTGAACCGTGCAGCCGGTGTGCATCGTGTCTGGATATTGACCAGGGAAATGCGATGGATGTTCTGGAAATTGATGCCGCTTCCAACAGGGGCATTGATGAAATCCGGGATTTAAGAGAGAAAGTAAAGCTTGCGTCGTCCGGCGGCAAATATAAAGTGTATATTATTGATGAAGTCCATATGCTTACACCTGAGGCTTTTAATGCTTTGCTCAAAACATTGGAGGAGCCACCGGTCAATGTTGTCTTTGTCTTGGCAACGACGGAGGCGCATAAAGTGCCACTGACGATTTTATCCAGAGTGCAGAGATTTGAGTTCCACCGCATCTCCGCGGAAGGCATTGCGATGAGACTACAGGAGGTATGTCAGGCTTTGGGGCGGGATATCGAGACCAAAGCACTGCAGGTTATCGCGGCTAAGGCCGAAGGTGGTTTGCGCGATGCATTAAGCATCCTGGACCAGTGTCTGTTGCAGGATGATCCGATTGGGACGGAGCATGTTTATCAGGTGATTGGCATGGTTGGGGAAACTTTCAGTGCAGATCTGACGGATTCCCTGCTGAATCAAGATTATGCTTTGACCCTGATTAAGCTTGGAGAAGGAATTTCTCTGGGCAGGGATCCCCGGCAAATCATCCGTGAACTGTTGGACTATCTGCGGCAGGCACTGTTATATCTGGCGGGTGGTCAGGAACCTTTGATGGCACCTGAAATGACCCGGCGGCTTGTCGTACAGAGTCAGACAATCGGTCTGAACCGGCTCCTGTGCTGGATCAATGTCCTTATGAAGGGTGAAGGGGAATTGCGTTACGCGACCAATGCCCGTCTGGCAGCGGAAATGATTTTGGTGCAGACCATTTTTGGAACAAATACAGCGGGTGGTTCAAATGATATAACTGAAAATCAGCCTAAAAAAACGCACATCAAACAGCCGCAAAAGAGTGTGCAGGCGACCGGTAATCATCCGACTGAAAGCAAGGATGAGGCTTCAACGAAGGCAGTTGAAACCAGCAGACAGGACCAGAAGATAACTGAAGTCTTACCTGCTGAACAAGGCAATATTAACATCCAGACGGTCCAGGATAAATGGTCGGGAATACTTGAGGAAGTCCGTAAGCAGAAAAGATCTACACATGCTTTCCTGTTGGAGGGAAAACCGCTTGCCGTAAAAAATGATCAGGTCTATCTGGTTTTTAAAGACGGTTATTCTTTCCACCGGGACAAATTCAATCAGGTAGAAAATAAAAATGTTGTGGAAGAAGTGCTTCTGCAAACATTTGGTAAAAAACTCAGCCTGAACAATCTTATTGAAAGTGAGGTTCAGGCTCTGCCAGCTGAAGCTGCGGATTCTTCGGAGTCAAAAAAAAAAGTAACGGACCGGACAAAACCGGCTGAAGACGACTATTTAGTCCAAAAGGCCCGCGAATTATTTGGAGATCAGCTTGTGCAGGTACGAAAAGAAAAGTAA
- a CDS encoding TetR/AcrR family transcriptional regulator — protein MNTREKIILACEQLAIKNALGFSRLSMEELAKVAGVSKRTIYRHFVSKEDLFEATIQKVTDEILARNMRLSDTAKDINTMIAGILQNISYLINPQFLTDLSNHYPMLWQKIDQIRQKKIDRLIEHLLVSSKLRLRVDSRIFKTSLLTAMSEILSPEFIVKSGMSFEQVALEFMDMFIFGAVEPLSNAE, from the coding sequence GTGAATACCAGGGAAAAAATTATTCTAGCTTGTGAACAGCTAGCCATAAAAAATGCGCTGGGTTTTTCTCGTCTTTCTATGGAAGAACTGGCTAAAGTGGCCGGAGTAAGCAAAAGGACGATTTATCGTCATTTTGTCAGCAAAGAAGACTTGTTTGAAGCAACGATCCAAAAGGTTACGGACGAAATCCTTGCCAGAAATATGAGACTTTCTGACACTGCAAAAGATATCAACACGATGATTGCCGGGATTCTTCAAAATATTTCTTATCTGATTAATCCTCAGTTTTTGACTGATTTAAGCAATCATTATCCGATGCTCTGGCAAAAAATTGACCAGATCCGCCAGAAAAAGATTGACAGGTTGATTGAGCACCTTCTAGTCAGCAGCAAGCTGCGTTTACGGGTAGATTCCAGGATTTTTAAGACTTCGCTCCTAACAGCAATGTCAGAGATTCTTAGTCCGGAATTTATCGTAAAGAGCGGAATGTCTTTTGAACAAGTCGCTCTGGAATTCATGGATATGTTTATTTTTGGAGCCGTTGAACCGTTAAGCAATGCAGAGTAG